From a single Aestuariibius sp. HNIBRBA575 genomic region:
- a CDS encoding HNH endonuclease, producing MKLRNFSSHDPNYTENGRTSLTRGNKLEAILWEEFAGNPLELRRVASGIVAFVDLPDANSAIGEEEEFEAPEGRLLTRVHLYRERNPALVKRKKTSIFQKFGCLSCEVCGFDFLNAYGERGRNFIECHHTVPVSTLGENGQTSLNDLALVCANCHRMIHASRPWWSIEEAKEALKCSQSKGD from the coding sequence ATGAAGCTTCGTAACTTCAGTTCTCATGACCCCAATTATACCGAAAATGGCCGAACAAGCCTTACCCGCGGCAACAAGCTTGAAGCTATCCTATGGGAAGAGTTCGCTGGGAACCCGCTTGAACTGAGGCGTGTAGCATCTGGCATTGTGGCGTTTGTTGATCTGCCCGATGCAAATTCAGCCATTGGCGAAGAAGAGGAATTCGAAGCACCAGAGGGTCGTCTCCTCACACGGGTTCACCTGTATCGCGAGCGGAATCCGGCGTTAGTAAAACGTAAGAAAACGTCAATCTTTCAGAAATTTGGCTGTCTCAGCTGTGAAGTCTGCGGATTCGATTTTCTTAATGCTTACGGGGAGCGTGGTCGAAATTTCATCGAGTGCCATCACACCGTACCGGTGTCTACTCTTGGGGAGAACGGGCAAACCAGTTTGAACGATCTGGCCTTGGTCTGCGCCAACTGCCACAGAATGATTCATGCTAGTCGCCCCTGGTGGTCGATCGAAGAGGCGAAAGAAGCACTCAAATGCTCGCAGTCCAAGGGCGACTAA